The following proteins are encoded in a genomic region of Zea mays cultivar B73 chromosome 9, Zm-B73-REFERENCE-NAM-5.0, whole genome shotgun sequence:
- the LOC109939282 gene encoding uncharacterized protein, whose amino-acid sequence MSYIYREELLDVLCKDHSFDIYRDDIVFRDPLNTFKGLGNYKRLFWALRLTGRVFFKASWVEVVSIWQPAENSILLRWTAHGVPRVPWGWWDGHARFDGASVYKLDRNGKIYEHKVHNVATNPPAKSKVLPVHELVRSLGCPSTAEPTCSDF is encoded by the exons ATGTCGTACATCTACAGGGAGGAGCTCCTCGACGTGCTCTGCAAGGACCACAGCTTCGACATCTACAG AGACGACATTGTCTTCAGAGACCCTCTCAACACATTCAAGGGCCTGGGAAACTACAAGAGGCTCTTCTGGGCGCTGCGCCTCACCGGCCGGGTCTTCTTCAAGGCGTCGTGGGTTGAAGTGGTCAGCATATGGCAGCCCGCCGAGAACAGCATCCTGCTTCGCTGGACCGCCCACGGCGTCCCTCGGGTGCCCTGGGGCTGGTGGGACGGCCACGCCCGCTTCGACGGCGCGTCCGTGTACAAGCTCGATAGGAACGGCAAGATCTACGAGCACAAGGTGCACAACGTCGCTACGAACCCGCCGGCCAAGTCCAAGGTCCTGCCGGTCCACGAGCTGGTCAGGTCACTCGGTTGCCCCTCCACTGCCGAACCCACCTGTTCTGACTTCTGA